In a single window of the Entelurus aequoreus isolate RoL-2023_Sb linkage group LG16, RoL_Eaeq_v1.1, whole genome shotgun sequence genome:
- the hes6 gene encoding transcription cofactor HES-6, with translation MAPSGKHTTGTDQSDHCSGRANRKMRKPLVEKKRRARINESLHELRVLMANTELQSKIENAEVLELTVKRVESILQSQAQVDAVNWEACERFTAGYIQCMHDVHTFVSTSPVIDPTVAAELLNHLLESMPLHGQDRIRVTLADATLVSPAPSCTSGDDLNSDLDDTDSEQSQVSSSEEAELHNAALNDSKTVWRPW, from the exons ATGGCCCCCTCCGGCAAGCACACCACCGGCACGGACCAAAGCGATCACTGCAGTGGGAGAGCTAACAGAAAA ATGAGGAAACCTCTGGTGGAGAAGAAACGACGAGCTCGCATCAACGAGAGTTTACACGAGCTACGGGTTTTAATGGCGAATACCGAA CTGCAGTCCAAGATAGAGAACGCCGAAGTGCTGGAATTGACGGTGAAACGAGTGGAGAGCATCCTACAAAGCCAGGCTCAAG TGGACGCTGTCAACTGGGAGGCGTGCGAGCGATTCACCGCCGGTTACATCCAGTGCATGCACGATGTGCACACCTTCGTGTCCACCTCCCCGGTCATCGACCCAACCGTCGCCGCCGAGTTGCTCAACCACCTCCTGGAGAGCATGCCCCTGCACGGCCAGGACCGCATCCGGGTCACGCTGGCAGACGCGACGCTGGTGTCCCCGGCACCGTCGTGCACATCCGGCGATGATCTCAACTCTGACCTGGACGACACCGATTCCGAGCAAAGTCAGGTTTCTTCCTCGGAGGAGGCCGAGCTGCACAACGCTGCTTTGAATGACTCTAAAACGGTTTGGAGACCCTGGTAG